The segment AAGTTTTGATGGTGGAAATATAAATGGAATGCTAGCAACCGACAGTGCACTTTTAATTTATGGAAACTTTAATAAACTGAATGGTGATACTGCATATAGACTTGTAAGCTTCAATGGAACTAATTTTTATACATATCCTTCAAGGTTCTACGGTGTATATTCTCTCGCTTTAAAAGATTCATCAATTTACGTGGCCGGTAATAGTAATTACATTACAAACCATCCTACAATTTGGAAGAATGGAGTATGGCAAACCGATTCAACAAAATATATGGACCGCCATACCGAAAAATTATTTACATATAACGACACTTTATATTCTGTCTTAGATGTAGGAGGTATCGGTAGTTATCTCCATATAAAACCCGTGACTAGCGACTCAATCGGAAGTATATTTGCGAAATTCAAGTACGCAACTCAATATTATCAACGTATTTATTCTGTTGTATCATGTGGTCAGAAACTTTTTTTAGGAAGTGATTTGACACATTTTAATGATACACTTTCTATGGGAGTTTTTTATAAGAATGGATCATCATGGGCTACTATTGGCAAAAATTCTTTTCTCAATGAAAGTCAAACGTACAGTTATGCTTTTACAACATGCATGATCAAGGACAGTACAAATGGAGACCTTATTGCAGGAGGACAATTCTTTTTTGCAGGTGAAAAATACTCGCCATATGTAGCCAGATGGGATGGAAGTTCATGGCATGTAATGGGACAAGGATTAGACAAACGGGTCGTTAAGCTGATACATTTTCAAAATGAAATTTATGCAGTGGGTTATTTTCTTAATTCAGGTCCAACGAGATTAAACGGCATTGCGAAATGGAATGGAACTGACTGGTTACCCCTTGGAACAGGCGCCAATTCTTTTATCCGCGATGCTTGTATTTTCAGAAATGAGTTATACGTTGGTGGAGATTTTGATACTATCAATGGAATAAGAGCACCCTACTGCGCAAAATTTGATGGAACAAATTGGTATCCTGTCGGATCAAACGCACTCGATGCAACTGTATCTTCGCTTGTAGTTTATAATGACACTCTTATTGCCGGAGCAGATGATCATTTTTTTGTTGGAACCTCATCACTTTCAAAATTTGCACATATTAGTGGATCATTATGGACATCGACCGGATTTCCTAATCCTACACTTTATGATCCGGTCACATCAATGCTGGTTTTTAATGGAGAATTATTTGCTTGCATTTCCGGTTACACATCAAGCGCTACCTCTTCGAAAATATTCAAATTCAGTGGATCTACATGGAGTTCGATTGGAACTATAGGTGCAAATTTCTTAACTCTTTTTGGACAATTATATGATTTTCACGGTCAGCTTGCAGTTTCATCAATCAATGAAGGTCTTTTTATATATGATGGTGTAAGCTTTAATAAATATTCAACCCTGGGAACATTGTGTATTCTCAATGATTCAACAAACGTTGATTATATAGGAGGAATTATTCATGATGTCTATCACGGAAATACTGTGAGAGAGATAAATTCCATCGGGAAACTTGAATTTACTCTACCACAGGTAACTTTATCTATGAATGAAGACACGATTTGTGAAAGGCAATATGAATTTTATCATGCTGTATCGAATGATATTTTTGTAAACCTTCATTGGCATTTTCCAGGAGGAATGCCGGATACATTATATAACTCCTGGGATCCTATTATACAATATGTGAATCCGGGAAATTATCAAGCGTATCTTGTTGCTACAAATCTAATAGGGACTGATACAATTTTCTTTTCTTCTGACCTTACTGTATTACCATGTCTCGTAGGAACAGAAGAAAATTTAAGTTCTCAATTAATGGTCTACCCGAATCCAACATCGTCATATATAAAAATTAATCACGCAGATAAAATAGACCGTATTGAACTTACAGATCTAACAGGTAAAATTTTATTGAGTATGAAGTATAACATTGACACAGGACTCGACCTCACAGATTTTCCTGCCGGGGTATACTTACTTAAATGCAGAGGAAATGATTTTTTCCCTACTTATAAAATTTTCAAACAATGAAGAAGATCGTTTTCATTCTCCTTTTTATATCTCATTTGTACATCAAGGCGCAAAAAAATGATAATGTATGGATTCTTGGATACCATTTTTGCGGAGGCTGTCCAGTTTCTGCACTGGACTTTACCTATGGTTTACCTGATACAGTAGGGATTTACAGCGGAGCTGACGGTTTCGCAACTTCATCAATGATTAGTGATTCAACAGGATTATTTCAATTTAATACAAATGGTATTTATGTTTGTAATAAGTACGGGCAGGTAATTCCGGGCAGTATTGATTTCAATCTGGATGCCGGTGTAACATCAAATGGCTGGACATATTATATGCCCTACTACCAATGTGCTATAACAGTTCCATTTCCGGATCATCCAAATCAATATTATATTTTTCATTTGTCAGGAAGAAGTTGGGGAATTTTACTCAACCTTGTCGAATGGCTTACAGTACTATCGACATGAGTGCGAATGCCGGTTACGGACAGATGATTCTTAAAAATCAGACTGCTATCGATGACACTTTGCTCTATTCAACAATGCAGGCAGTAAAGCATGGAAATGGGCGTGATTGGTGGATTGTAGCACACGAATGGAATAATTC is part of the Bacteroidota bacterium genome and harbors:
- a CDS encoding T9SS type A sorting domain-containing protein, whose translation is MRKTLPLLLICIFIFNYSRSQSLTSLGGGMTMHGNVRVMQYDSLYNLLYIGGDFRSVDGVHANNIACWDGTTWFTMNGGINGTVRSMKLVGHDLYVGGYFQTAGGVSVSNIAKWNRTSWFSPGSGLPYIINNLELFQGVVYATGYLQNGSITSISAYNGTTWNQGFSSFDGGNINGMLATDSALLIYGNFNKLNGDTAYRLVSFNGTNFYTYPSRFYGVYSLALKDSSIYVAGNSNYITNHPTIWKNGVWQTDSTKYMDRHTEKLFTYNDTLYSVLDVGGIGSYLHIKPVTSDSIGSIFAKFKYATQYYQRIYSVVSCGQKLFLGSDLTHFNDTLSMGVFYKNGSSWATIGKNSFLNESQTYSYAFTTCMIKDSTNGDLIAGGQFFFAGEKYSPYVARWDGSSWHVMGQGLDKRVVKLIHFQNEIYAVGYFLNSGPTRLNGIAKWNGTDWLPLGTGANSFIRDACIFRNELYVGGDFDTINGIRAPYCAKFDGTNWYPVGSNALDATVSSLVVYNDTLIAGADDHFFVGTSSLSKFAHISGSLWTSTGFPNPTLYDPVTSMLVFNGELFACISGYTSSATSSKIFKFSGSTWSSIGTIGANFLTLFGQLYDFHGQLAVSSINEGLFIYDGVSFNKYSTLGTLCILNDSTNVDYIGGIIHDVYHGNTVREINSIGKLEFTLPQVTLSMNEDTICERQYEFYHAVSNDIFVNLHWHFPGGMPDTLYNSWDPIIQYVNPGNYQAYLVATNLIGTDTIFFSSDLTVLPCLVGTEENLSSQLMVYPNPTSSYIKINHADKIDRIELTDLTGKILLSMKYNIDTGLDLTDFPAGVYLLKCRGNDFFPTYKIFKQ